CTTTGCAACCCTCGGAAACCCCAATTTTTTAGGCAGCCACCTTTCCATGACCTTTATGATTTCTTTATGTTTATTTTTATCATGCAAAAAGTCAAAAACCTCTTGCCTGTTGTTTTTTGTAACCCTTATTTTATACTCAGCCTTGATTTGCTCACGGACAAGAAGTGCATGGGTAAGTACAGCTTTGACTTCTTTATTATTTTGTATATTGTTTTTTAAAAATATAATAAAAAATTATAAAAAGATAATTGTTCTTTTAATTGCATGTATCCTTATTACATATTCATTGAACAGCGTCCATGATGGTTTTATCTCAGATAGGTTTTTATCTTTTTTAAATGATTATAAAAGGATAACTGTAGATAAGGATGAAATAATGCGGGTGGGAAGTCAAAGAATATTTATATGGACAAGGACCTTTGAATATATTTTTGATAAACCCCTTTTAGGCAATGGGCCCGACACCTTTAACAAGGTTTTTTTCATGACCCCAGATGAAGCGAAATATTATTTCGGCTCTCCTTTAATATATGTAGATAAGGCTCATAACGAGTATCTGCAGATTGCCGTAACCATGGGTTTTCCGGCTTTATTCGCATATTTGTGGTTTTTGGCCTTAATTATTTATAAGTCTTTTAAGGCATTGAAAAGACATAAAAACATTTACTTAGTATGTTTGTTATCTGCCGTTATATCTTATTTAATTCAAGCGTTTTTCAATATAAGCGTTGTTTCCGTGGCCCCCGTATTCTGGTCAGTATTGGGATTATTAATGGCTTCTTATAAAAAAGCAGGTGTCAGATAACTGACACCCTTTCTTTATTCTTCTTCACATCCATGCAAATCTTTATGTTCTACGTGTATGGGTTCAAGGCCTTTTTTAACCCTGTAATCATTTATTGCTTCATGAATGGCATCTTCAGCCAGTACAGAACAGTGTACCTTTACGGGGGGAAGCCCTTCTAATGCTTCTATAACAGCTTTGTTTGAGATATTCCATGCATCATCCAAGGTTTTTCCTATGATCAATTCAGTAGCCATGCTGCTTGAAGCAACAGCAGCTCCGCAGCCGAAGGTTTTGAACTTTGCATCTTTAATAACGTCATCCTCGACCTTTAGGTAAATCTTCATAATATCGCCGCATTTTGCGTTTCCTACAGTGCCGACTCCGTCGGCATTTTCGATTTCCCCTACATTTCTGGGATTCATGAAATGATCCATTACTTTATCACTATACATTTACTGCTCCCCCTTTTTTTAAGTATTCTTCATATAATGGTGACATATTCCTGAGCCTCTCAACTATCTTAGGCAGCACATCAAGAATATAGTCGATATCTTCGTCTGTTGTTGCTTCTCCTAAAGATAATCTTAAGGAGCCATGAGCGATTTCATGAGACAATCCTATTGCCAAAAGGACATGGGAAGGATCTAATGAACCTGATGAACAGGCCGAACCGCTGGATGCGCATATTCCCATTTCATCTAACAGCAGAAGAAGTGATTCTCCTTCTATAAACTCAAAGCATACATTTACATTTCCCGGAAGCCTCTTTTCAAAATGACCGTTTAGCCTTGTATGAGGTATTTTTTCAATCAAGCCTTCTATAAGTTTGTTTCTTAACTTTATAAGCCTTTCAGCATGGCCTTGTATATCCAAACATGCAATTTCTATTGCTTTACCCAATCCTATTATTCCGGGAACGTTTTCGGTTCCAGCTCTTCTGCTTTTTTCCTGGCCGCCGCCGTGTATAAGCTGCTGTATTTTGACTCCCTTTCTTATATAAAGAGCACCAACCCCTTTAGGGCCGTAAAATTTATGGGCTGAAAGGGATAAAAGGTCTATGTTCATCTCTTTAACATCTATAGGTACATTACCTACTGCCTGGACGGCATCGGTATGGAAATACACTTTTTTCTCCCTGCACAGCTTTCCGATTTCTGCGATATTTTGAATTGTGCCTATTTCATTGTTGGCAAACATAACTGAAACGAGAATTGTTTCATCGGTAACTGCATTCTTTAGTTCATCTATACTTATAAGTCCGTCTTTGTCAACAGGAAGGTAGGTAACTTTATAACCGTTCTTTTCAAGGTATTCGCACACATGAAGAATTGCATGATGCTCAATGCTTGTGGTTATTATATGCTTACCCTTGCCTGCATTAGCCATGGCAACGCCTTTAAGTGCCCAGTTGTCGGCCTCACTGCCGCCGCCGGTAAAAAATATTTCGTTTGTATCTGCGTTAAGTACCTTTGCTACCTGTTCCCTGGCTTTTTCGATGGCAGACTTTGTCTCTCTTCCTATGGAGTATACTGATGAAGGATTGCCGAATTTCTCAGTGAAATAAGGCAGCATTTCATTAAGTACTTCAGTACTGGTAGGAGTTGTAGCCGCATGGTCCATGTACACTAATCTTTTCATAACTCTAATTCTCCTTTGCGATTAAGTGTTTATTTATTTCTTTAAGTTCTTTATAGTCATTTACCATGTCTGATAGGGTTATGGAGCTGACAACATCGTTGATTGCCGTTTTAATCTTTACCCATATAAGCCTTGTTGGGCAATAATGGACTCGAGAGCATTCAATATTCTCATCATCTGTAATACAATCAGATATTTCAACAGGACCTTCTAAAACTGAAAGTATCTGTCCAACGGTTATCAATGAAGGATCCTTTGATAATACATATCCGCCCTGGGCACCTCTGACGCTTTTAACCAGCTTTTGACGTCTTAATACTGCCATTAGCTGCTCCAGGTAATATTCCGATATTCCCTGCCTTTCAGCTATTCCCTTTAAGGATATGGGTTCATCACCACCGTAATGCAGGGCCAAATCAAACATTGCTTTTACACCGTATTGGCCTTTAGTTGATAATTTCATTGTATCACCACCATATAATCCCGACCTTTTAACTCTGAATTAATTAAATAATATCATACCCGAGTAAATTCGTCAACTTTAAATATGTAAATATACTAAAAATAGTTATTATATTCTAGTGCATCAATATGGTAGATTTTAATACAACAAAAAAGCTGAATCAATCAGCTTTTTTGTTGTATCTTTCTTTCAGTTCTTTAAATATTTCATCAAGCTGTATTTCCTTTTCATTTAAAAGTACAAGGCTGTGAAAGATTAAATCAGCCATTTCATAAATGGTCTCATGAGGGTTTTTATTTTTAGCGGCAATGATTACTTCTGCCGATTCCTCCCCTATTTTCTTTAATATTTTATCTATTCCCTTATCAAAGAGATAATTTGTATAAGAGCCTTCTTTAGGGTTTGCTTTCCTGTCTTTAATTATTTCATCTATATCGTAAAGTATTTTGTAATTTAAGCCTTCCTCATTTTTAAGCTGATTTTTAAAAAAACAGGAGAACTCTCCCGTATGACAGGCAGCTCCAAGCTGTTTTACTTTTATAAGAAGACTGTCGCTGTCACAATCTAAGCTTATCTCTTTTACATATTGAAAATTCCCTGATGTTGCTCCTTTATTCCACAGCTCTTTTCTGCTCCTGCTGTAAAAATGAGTCAGTCCCGTTTCAAGAGTCTTTTTATATGATTCTTCATTCATATAGGCAAGCATTAAAACTTCTCCCGTTACATAGTCCTGAATTATTGCAGGTATAAGCCCTGAATCATCAAATTTAATATCCATTTAATCACATCCTGACAGGTATATTGTTGTCTTTTAAATATTTTTTGAGGTCAGTTATTTTCATTTCATTATAATGAAATAAAGAAGCAGCTAAAGCTGCATCCACTCCGGATTTTTCAAAGACTTCCTTAAAGTGTGACAGGTTTCCCGCCCCCCCTGAGGCTATGACGGGAATATTAACCCTGTCTGTTATTTCTTTTAAAAGCAGGTTATCAAAGCCTTGCTTTGTACCGTCCGCATCCATACTGGTTACCAGAAGTTCTCCGGCACCTAATTCACATGATTTGACTGCCCATTCTGCGGCATCAATTCCCGTATTAATCCTTCCGCCGTTTATATAGACATCGAATCCTCTTTTATCTTCTCTCATTTTTGCATCTATGGCTACCACAATACATTGGCTTCCGTATTTCAATGCCGACCGATTTATAAAGTCGGGATCTTTAACTGCAGCGGAATTTATGGATACCTTGTCTGCCCCGGCATTAAGAAGATCTCTTATATCCTCCATTGTATTTATACCGCCGCCTACCGTCAATGGTATAAATACCTGCTCGGCAGTCCGCTCAACCACATCAATTATAGTTTTTCTCTTTTCATGGGATGCGGTAATATCAAGAAAGACTATTTCATCCGCTCCTTCCTTATCATATACCTTGGATATTTCCACCGGGTCGCCTGCATCAACAAGGTTCACGAAATTTATACCCTTTACCACCCTGCCGTCCTTTACATCAAGGCAGGGAATAATCCTTTTTAAGAGCATGTAGCCACCTCCAA
The Oxobacter pfennigii DNA segment above includes these coding regions:
- a CDS encoding O-antigen ligase family protein: MNICKINSNKFILFFVIAVNAIIPLIVWPFGNDYFYLPKIIILSVLTVLLLCFILLNKPFKLSFSKDFLALYFYLTFVLLSAIFSKYKAQAFLGAHLRYEGALTLIIYSLILYFSYKTSSEKDNIKYILISLLISSCLIGIYSLIQYFGLDFIPRDAFRQEWIYHSFATLGNPNFLGSHLSMTFMISLCLFLSCKKSKTSCLLFFVTLILYSALICSRTRSAWVSTALTSLLFCILFFKNIIKNYKKIIVLLIACILITYSLNSVHDGFISDRFLSFLNDYKRITVDKDEIMRVGSQRIFIWTRTFEYIFDKPLLGNGPDTFNKVFFMTPDEAKYYFGSPLIYVDKAHNEYLQIAVTMGFPALFAYLWFLALIIYKSFKALKRHKNIYLVCLLSAVISYLIQAFFNISVVSVAPVFWSVLGLLMASYKKAGVR
- the nifU gene encoding Fe-S cluster assembly scaffold protein NifU, whose amino-acid sequence is MYSDKVMDHFMNPRNVGEIENADGVGTVGNAKCGDIMKIYLKVEDDVIKDAKFKTFGCGAAVASSSMATELIIGKTLDDAWNISNKAVIEALEGLPPVKVHCSVLAEDAIHEAINDYRVKKGLEPIHVEHKDLHGCEEE
- the nifS gene encoding cysteine desulfurase NifS produces the protein MKRLVYMDHAATTPTSTEVLNEMLPYFTEKFGNPSSVYSIGRETKSAIEKAREQVAKVLNADTNEIFFTGGGSEADNWALKGVAMANAGKGKHIITTSIEHHAILHVCEYLEKNGYKVTYLPVDKDGLISIDELKNAVTDETILVSVMFANNEIGTIQNIAEIGKLCREKKVYFHTDAVQAVGNVPIDVKEMNIDLLSLSAHKFYGPKGVGALYIRKGVKIQQLIHGGGQEKSRRAGTENVPGIIGLGKAIEIACLDIQGHAERLIKLRNKLIEGLIEKIPHTRLNGHFEKRLPGNVNVCFEFIEGESLLLLLDEMGICASSGSACSSGSLDPSHVLLAIGLSHEIAHGSLRLSLGEATTDEDIDYILDVLPKIVERLRNMSPLYEEYLKKGGAVNV
- a CDS encoding RrF2 family transcriptional regulator, whose amino-acid sequence is MKLSTKGQYGVKAMFDLALHYGGDEPISLKGIAERQGISEYYLEQLMAVLRRQKLVKSVRGAQGGYVLSKDPSLITVGQILSVLEGPVEISDCITDDENIECSRVHYCPTRLIWVKIKTAINDVVSSITLSDMVNDYKELKEINKHLIAKEN
- the hisIE gene encoding bifunctional phosphoribosyl-AMP cyclohydrolase/phosphoribosyl-ATP diphosphatase HisIE, encoding MDIKFDDSGLIPAIIQDYVTGEVLMLAYMNEESYKKTLETGLTHFYSRSRKELWNKGATSGNFQYVKEISLDCDSDSLLIKVKQLGAACHTGEFSCFFKNQLKNEEGLNYKILYDIDEIIKDRKANPKEGSYTNYLFDKGIDKILKKIGEESAEVIIAAKNKNPHETIYEMADLIFHSLVLLNEKEIQLDEIFKELKERYNKKAD
- the hisF gene encoding imidazole glycerol phosphate synthase subunit HisF, which gives rise to MLLKRIIPCLDVKDGRVVKGINFVNLVDAGDPVEISKVYDKEGADEIVFLDITASHEKRKTIIDVVERTAEQVFIPLTVGGGINTMEDIRDLLNAGADKVSINSAAVKDPDFINRSALKYGSQCIVVAIDAKMREDKRGFDVYINGGRINTGIDAAEWAVKSCELGAGELLVTSMDADGTKQGFDNLLLKEITDRVNIPVIASGGAGNLSHFKEVFEKSGVDAALAASLFHYNEMKITDLKKYLKDNNIPVRM